One window of the Pelotomaculum isophthalicicum JI genome contains the following:
- a CDS encoding LytTR family transcriptional regulator DNA-binding domain-containing protein gives MERIKSLVDGKITGKQVSGLTEPNHQVVKARIFKDNNEYVYLNLNDIIFVTREAHKTIIYHNEGVLKTHENLSDLENKDICPPKTGLDKPEELL, from the coding sequence ATGGAAAGAATCAAGTCGTTAGTTGACGGAAAAATAACCGGAAAGCAAGTTTCAGGTTTAACTGAACCTAACCATCAGGTTGTAAAAGCTCGAATATTCAAAGACAATAATGAATACGTCTACCTGAATTTGAATGATATTATTTTCGTCACCAGAGAGGCGCACAAAACTATCATTTATCATAATGAAGGCGTGCTTAAAACACACGAAAATCTTTCGGATTTAGAAAATAAGGACATTTGTCCTCCCAAAACGGGGTTAGACAAACCCGAGGAACTCCTGTAA